A DNA window from Mesorhizobium sp. C432A contains the following coding sequences:
- a CDS encoding murein L,D-transpeptidase: MKFLGNKATVMPLAVAAALAFGVPQASAQGLFDMLFGGGVKHRPQGEFPPPPKRKPKPAVSGGGGTRISSPSYYTYKADRLVRVDFAALVAAPPQVATAEDAAFVPSATSTAFREAVAGLSDYELYAEPDIAKALIAYYSANPDFIWVNEGNPNARAQDAVRVLGEAASYGLTSADYTVEVPAANASAVDADAHLKELVRFEMALSARVLRYARDAQSGRVDPNRITGYYEFPPKPVDMEGALKTLAHTQEVRTYLESRHPQNAEYQALRVELESLQASAENEIVVDPKLLLKPGETSAELPKLLTLIARNLDDEMGGAYGEILSRLGTSDVYVPELVPIIKAVQVKAGMKGDGVIGPRTVASLAGTSKADRLQKVQVALEELRWMPSDLGSPRVFINQPAFTASYIDNGEEKLKTRVVIGRTTNQTAFFFKEIKQVDFHPYWGVPQSIIVNEMLPRLRGDPGYLDRAGYEVTDSRGRRVPSSSVNWGAYGANIPYSVRQQPSEANALGELKILFPNKHAIYMHDTPQKSFFQRDMRALSHGCIRLQDPRGMAAAVLGVSVDDIAEKLKHGHASEDVTRTIPVYVSYFTAWPDLSGKVEYFNDVYDRDTRLMQALDATEAVRSPTS, from the coding sequence ATGAAATTCCTCGGAAATAAAGCCACCGTGATGCCGCTTGCAGTGGCGGCAGCACTGGCCTTCGGTGTGCCGCAGGCAAGCGCGCAAGGCCTGTTCGACATGCTGTTCGGCGGTGGCGTCAAGCACAGGCCGCAAGGCGAATTCCCGCCGCCGCCAAAGCGCAAGCCGAAGCCCGCCGTATCGGGCGGCGGCGGCACCAGGATCAGCAGCCCGTCCTACTACACCTACAAGGCCGACCGGCTGGTGCGCGTCGACTTTGCCGCGTTGGTGGCAGCACCTCCCCAGGTGGCAACAGCTGAAGACGCCGCCTTTGTGCCGTCGGCGACCAGCACTGCCTTCCGCGAAGCCGTTGCAGGCCTTAGTGACTATGAACTCTATGCCGAGCCCGATATCGCCAAGGCACTGATTGCCTATTACTCTGCCAATCCTGATTTCATCTGGGTGAACGAGGGCAATCCCAATGCCCGCGCCCAGGATGCGGTGCGGGTGCTTGGCGAAGCCGCAAGCTATGGTCTCACGTCGGCCGACTACACGGTCGAGGTGCCGGCAGCCAACGCATCGGCAGTCGATGCCGACGCCCATCTGAAGGAACTCGTCCGCTTCGAGATGGCGCTGTCGGCGCGCGTACTGCGCTATGCCCGTGACGCCCAGAGCGGGCGCGTCGATCCCAATCGCATCACCGGCTACTATGAATTTCCGCCGAAGCCGGTCGACATGGAAGGCGCGCTCAAGACGCTGGCTCACACCCAGGAAGTGCGCACCTACCTCGAATCGCGGCACCCGCAGAACGCGGAATATCAGGCGCTGCGCGTCGAACTTGAATCGCTGCAGGCGAGCGCCGAAAACGAAATCGTCGTCGATCCCAAGCTGTTGCTGAAGCCCGGCGAGACCAGCGCCGAACTGCCGAAGCTGCTGACGCTGATCGCGCGCAATCTCGACGACGAGATGGGCGGCGCCTATGGCGAGATCCTGTCTCGTCTCGGCACCAGCGATGTCTATGTTCCCGAACTGGTTCCGATCATCAAGGCCGTGCAGGTGAAGGCCGGCATGAAGGGCGATGGGGTCATCGGCCCGCGCACCGTCGCCTCGCTCGCCGGCACGTCCAAGGCCGACAGGCTGCAGAAGGTGCAGGTCGCGCTGGAAGAATTGCGCTGGATGCCGTCCGATCTCGGCAGCCCGCGGGTCTTCATCAACCAGCCCGCCTTCACCGCCAGCTATATCGACAATGGCGAGGAGAAGCTGAAGACCCGCGTCGTCATCGGCCGGACCACCAACCAGACCGCCTTCTTCTTCAAGGAGATCAAGCAGGTCGATTTCCATCCCTATTGGGGCGTGCCGCAGTCGATCATCGTCAACGAGATGCTGCCAAGGCTGCGTGGCGATCCGGGCTATCTCGACCGTGCCGGCTACGAGGTGACCGATTCGCGCGGCAGGCGGGTTCCCTCTTCCTCGGTCAATTGGGGCGCCTACGGCGCCAACATTCCCTACAGCGTGCGCCAGCAGCCGAGCGAAGCCAATGCGCTGGGCGAACTGAAGATCCTGTTCCCCAACAAGCACGCCATCTACATGCACGACACGCCGCAAAAATCCTTCTTCCAGCGCGATATGCGGGCGCTCAGCCATGGCTGTATTCGCCTTCAGGATCCGCGTGGGATGGCGGCGGCGGTGCTCGGCGTCTCGGTCGACGACATCGCCGAAAAGCTCAAGCACGGCCATGCCAGCGAAGACGTGACACGCACGATTCCCGTCTATGTCTCCTACTTCACTGCCTGGCCGGACCTGTCCGGCAAAGTCGAATATTTCAACGACGTCTACGACCGCGACACGCGGCTGATGCAGGCGCTGGACGCGACTGAAGCGGTGCGCTCGCCGACGAGCTGA
- a CDS encoding lysozyme inhibitor LprI family protein, which produces MLSSNRIANSLALVVALAGAAVCLGPARADGPSFDCRKASLPVEKAICADPQLSAIDALVAEAFTGFEPAFGGDKRKIARALIDDRNACGQDAACIVSAQNNALQTYGNAPSWVQDYNIALIGKKALDTAARHPGSPDQPLPSSIGQCALTHITALTMRLGDDPLETAGPEAGSLARFSNGGAGVSYEREPGLASLKAGDPVVMCLISIPRDCPQGDERGRVYYGVDLTIKGTWVLPDSQHLCGGA; this is translated from the coding sequence ATGCTTTCTTCCAATCGAATTGCCAACTCGCTTGCGCTTGTCGTTGCACTGGCTGGCGCGGCGGTCTGCCTTGGTCCAGCGCGTGCCGACGGGCCATCCTTCGACTGCCGCAAAGCCAGCCTGCCGGTGGAAAAGGCGATCTGTGCCGACCCGCAACTGTCGGCAATTGATGCCTTGGTGGCCGAGGCCTTTACGGGTTTCGAGCCAGCCTTTGGCGGCGACAAGCGCAAGATCGCCCGTGCGCTCATCGACGACAGGAACGCCTGTGGGCAGGATGCCGCCTGCATCGTCAGCGCCCAGAACAATGCGCTGCAGACCTACGGCAATGCGCCGTCCTGGGTGCAGGATTACAACATCGCCCTGATCGGCAAGAAGGCGCTTGACACCGCGGCCCGCCATCCGGGCAGCCCCGACCAGCCCCTGCCCTCGTCGATCGGCCAATGCGCCTTGACCCACATCACCGCGCTGACGATGCGGCTCGGCGACGACCCGCTGGAAACCGCCGGCCCTGAAGCCGGCAGCCTGGCGCGGTTCAGCAATGGCGGCGCCGGGGTTTCCTACGAGCGGGAGCCTGGCCTTGCCAGTTTGAAAGCCGGCGATCCTGTCGTCATGTGCCTGATATCGATCCCGAGGGATTGTCCGCAGGGCGACGAGCGCGGGCGGGTCTATTACGGCGTCGACCTCACGATAAAAGGCACATGGGTTTTGCCGGATTCACAACATCTATGCGGCGGCGCCTGA
- a CDS encoding PepSY domain-containing protein gives MRNLVLATGVVVLLAGSTAFAADDSPLPPTNAQKLSAIIAKVEQRDGFRYVKEVDWDKDGYTVTYYTADKAKVEITFDPVTAEPK, from the coding sequence ATGCGAAATCTTGTTCTGGCGACCGGTGTCGTCGTTCTTCTGGCCGGCTCGACGGCCTTTGCCGCGGATGACAGCCCGCTGCCGCCGACGAATGCCCAGAAACTGTCGGCAATCATCGCCAAGGTCGAGCAGCGCGACGGCTTTCGCTATGTGAAGGAGGTCGACTGGGACAAGGACGGCTACACCGTGACCTATTACACCGCCGACAAGGCGAAAGTCGAAATCACGTTCGATCCCGTGACCGCCGAACCGAAATAG
- a CDS encoding adenylate/guanylate cyclase domain-containing protein yields the protein MAVRNYTRQLATIISIDAVGFSRLMGIDDESAVAAFEERRDIIADSCGTFGGRTFGDAGDSIMAEFGNPIEALRAAFDFQGRIVALNAEVADDMRMPFRAGINTGDVIVRGGRLYGDDVNIAARIQEFAPGNGLAVSETTWHHVKDKTAAEFTDLGEFMLKNIALPVRVLIAGRSGNGSSPAASFAAIPQANAQQKLSSKGPPAIAVLPFHADGGEHDIGYMADGIAEDIIYGLSNTRWLSVIAKGSSFQFRDDTLGTRVIGNALGARYIVSGTLMRNGGQIRLNTSLADASNGRLVWSQRFDRDLVDIFNLRDQIGAEIVSILDKEVDRAEQARTFQVPWESLETWQLVRRGRWHMNRRTRGDTETALEFFQKAYREDANSSAVLNELAWWYFWRAWLRFGDSDDLNKVEQFARKALLVDSLDARPHAHLGAVDIMRGEPRSAVDHLEEAIHINPSFAFARSAMGSAQLLLGNAASAIPFFLDTERLSPFDLYRFHNLGELTAAYCLVENWPAAIAAADRSLNLSPGYFYSRFLKIGALMRSGRPEQARREMTIFTTRHPDFSEQRVRWIPFTDKAANEFLVANFQLAK from the coding sequence ATGGCTGTACGGAACTACACCCGTCAGCTGGCGACAATCATTTCTATCGATGCCGTCGGGTTCTCGAGGCTGATGGGCATCGACGACGAGTCTGCTGTCGCGGCATTCGAGGAACGGCGCGACATCATCGCCGACAGCTGTGGCACATTTGGCGGCCGCACGTTCGGCGACGCCGGCGACAGCATCATGGCCGAGTTCGGCAATCCGATCGAGGCGTTGCGCGCAGCCTTTGATTTCCAGGGCCGCATCGTCGCCCTCAACGCCGAGGTTGCCGACGATATGCGCATGCCGTTTCGCGCCGGCATCAACACCGGCGACGTCATCGTGCGTGGTGGCCGCCTCTACGGCGACGACGTCAACATCGCGGCGAGAATCCAGGAATTCGCGCCGGGCAACGGTCTCGCCGTTTCGGAGACGACCTGGCACCATGTGAAGGACAAGACGGCGGCCGAATTCACCGATCTCGGCGAATTCATGCTGAAGAACATCGCCTTGCCGGTGCGCGTTCTGATCGCCGGCCGCAGCGGCAACGGATCCTCGCCGGCGGCGTCGTTCGCGGCCATTCCCCAGGCCAATGCGCAGCAGAAGCTGTCGTCCAAGGGGCCGCCGGCGATCGCCGTCCTGCCCTTCCACGCCGATGGCGGCGAGCATGACATCGGCTACATGGCCGACGGCATCGCCGAGGACATCATCTATGGTCTATCCAACACCAGATGGCTCTCGGTCATCGCCAAGGGCTCCAGCTTCCAGTTCCGCGACGACACGCTGGGCACGCGGGTGATCGGCAACGCGCTCGGCGCGCGCTACATCGTCAGCGGCACGCTGATGCGCAATGGTGGCCAGATCCGCCTCAACACCTCGCTGGCCGACGCGTCCAACGGGCGGCTGGTGTGGTCGCAGCGCTTCGATCGCGATCTGGTCGACATCTTCAACCTGCGCGACCAGATCGGCGCTGAGATCGTTTCGATCCTCGACAAGGAGGTCGACCGGGCGGAACAGGCACGCACCTTCCAGGTTCCCTGGGAAAGCCTGGAGACCTGGCAACTGGTGCGACGGGGCCGCTGGCACATGAACCGGCGCACCCGCGGCGACACCGAAACCGCACTCGAGTTCTTCCAGAAGGCCTACCGCGAGGACGCCAACTCGAGCGCCGTGCTCAACGAACTGGCGTGGTGGTATTTCTGGCGGGCATGGCTGCGTTTCGGCGACAGCGACGATTTGAACAAGGTCGAGCAGTTTGCCCGCAAGGCGTTGCTGGTGGACAGCCTGGATGCGCGCCCGCACGCCCATCTCGGCGCCGTCGACATCATGCGCGGCGAACCGCGGTCGGCCGTCGACCATCTCGAGGAAGCGATCCACATCAATCCGAGCTTTGCCTTCGCGCGCTCGGCCATGGGCAGCGCCCAGCTGCTGCTCGGCAATGCCGCGTCAGCGATACCGTTCTTTCTCGATACCGAGCGATTGAGCCCGTTCGACCTCTACCGCTTCCACAATCTGGGGGAACTGACGGCGGCCTATTGTCTGGTCGAGAACTGGCCTGCGGCGATCGCTGCTGCCGATCGCTCGCTCAACCTGTCTCCCGGCTATTTCTATTCCAGGTTCCTGAAGATCGGCGCGCTGATGCGAAGCGGCCGGCCGGAACAGGCGCGGCGCGAGATGACCATTTTCACCACCCGGCATCCCGATTTTTCAGAACAGCGTGTGCGCTGGATACCGTTCACCGACAAGGCCGCGAACGAGTTCCTCGTCGCCAATTTCCAACTGGCCAAATGA
- a CDS encoding cytochrome P450 produces MTKLKYFDAIRAAQKNQRPLSEMPPFDLGRIRKTGLIARVVGSLAEDPRWALSLLRRFRPTGKLFGVLVVTKNADVRDILERGDEFQTPYGPEMTELARGSNFILGMQDGADYRRMKSSVLSAFPPAEVEAAVGPIAARHSQEIMTRASPGFDAISRLMKIVPVHICRDYFGVEIDDESEFADWAIALSALFFSDPTASPVMRELAVVAGDRLLKVIDRSIQSARDRGLKAEQPLARLVVQMDQGRLSRDDLNSIMLGMIAGFVPTNVLAAGNCLDVILSRPDARQAIDAALAENDTAKLDRAVLEAMRFKPIWVGPWRYTARDAIIGKGTRRERLVKAGTVVMPATLSAMFDADAVQNPDQFDTSRPYRDYMVFGHGIHQCIGAEIARIQIGESLRALFQKQGVRRMPGKAGRMTRIGAYPETLKVDFERAELCRTVTQSMVTVVCPVTRSASLDAVRDKVASLGNPAVEDIRTALDIAGTVHFTSLTVVGTGEIGADSGQEKGALVLELSGDGSIDDVIDAVTHAIGHRLRPIFKDVCDLPDGGALNDFLRKHNVDISPSFGSNAGLVFSGTPGHSVQRIKAEQQLFEAVRDIVERPRKGAGNAPAVLAEVRQHVQSLGTFAWAFEPAESLLEKPPGHWGRALMTTLLVPPVFVTVAIIWAACWYMAYGVVFGRSIDISSQEISFTAIAVAITSLLLSGLGVLVAAALLAFSCLLALRRREDRDRPESTSIGISELNAILVKEGHAAQNHLTAISTMKAGILRRLALRFSFYLISIAAQKVFKPGFLNTINTIHFARWILLPGSNRLMFFSNYGGSWESYLEDFIAKASAGLTGVWSNTVGYPRTRWLFLDGARDGDRFKRWARRQQVPTLFWYSAYPQINTERIRINSRVRRGIASAVGNEARDWLSLFGSLRRPASETTTVQKTTSLLANISSAFPAPLEQQLETGEIQSIFFGPLGPLAYSHMLAIRVPDKLPAPKRRAWLDFVVEQTSFGEGRPAGRAMIVAFGPGGLRQFGLDEGVEGDPLETFPIAFRHGMGNPERGRILDDRGRDGPDEWEWGSLENPVDLVIVCYAEDPGRLKTEIATVRRKTTGAGMKVVAELPLAVNRGPTDTKTKSSDGAKRDDRSERGPAYEHFGFADGISQPIVRGTTRASRGAAPMHLVAPGEFLFGYRDEHGFYPASPSVSASRDRTGILSQVRRSRLIPGLPPPPRDFGRNGSFLVIRQFEQHVDVFNNYCKKAAALVASQLGNQAITQDWIAAKMLGRWQNGSSLVRNPDHPGRVIDNNFAAGAEDPQGHRCPLGAHIRRSNPRDSLGEDRDTQINIGKRHRILRVGRTYEKQDGKNGKVEKGLLFMCLNADIERQYEFIQQTWVSSATFQGLVAEKDPTIGSRGGDGRFTIPSWEKVTTLRDMPQFVTTKGVDTSSCPAARRCAT; encoded by the coding sequence ATGACCAAACTGAAGTATTTCGACGCTATTCGCGCGGCCCAGAAAAACCAGCGCCCGCTGTCGGAAATGCCGCCCTTCGATCTCGGCCGGATCCGGAAGACAGGGCTGATTGCGCGCGTCGTCGGGTCTCTGGCCGAAGACCCCCGCTGGGCGCTTTCCTTGTTGCGGCGTTTCCGGCCGACCGGCAAACTTTTCGGCGTTCTCGTGGTCACCAAGAACGCCGATGTCCGCGACATATTGGAGCGCGGCGACGAATTCCAGACCCCATACGGCCCGGAAATGACCGAGCTTGCCCGGGGATCCAACTTCATCCTCGGCATGCAGGACGGCGCCGACTACCGGCGCATGAAATCGTCGGTGCTGAGTGCATTCCCGCCGGCCGAGGTCGAAGCCGCCGTCGGGCCGATCGCGGCGCGTCATTCGCAAGAGATCATGACGCGCGCCAGCCCCGGCTTCGATGCGATCTCCAGGTTGATGAAGATCGTCCCGGTGCACATCTGTCGAGATTATTTCGGCGTCGAGATCGACGATGAATCCGAATTCGCCGACTGGGCGATCGCGCTGAGTGCGCTGTTCTTTTCGGACCCGACGGCGAGCCCCGTCATGCGCGAACTCGCGGTGGTGGCGGGCGACCGTCTTCTCAAAGTCATCGATCGCTCCATCCAGTCGGCCAGGGACCGGGGCTTGAAGGCCGAGCAACCGCTGGCGAGGCTGGTTGTCCAGATGGATCAGGGCCGCCTGTCGCGGGACGACCTCAATTCGATCATGCTGGGCATGATCGCCGGCTTCGTCCCGACCAATGTGCTGGCCGCCGGCAATTGCCTCGACGTGATCCTGTCGCGGCCCGACGCACGGCAGGCTATCGATGCCGCATTGGCCGAAAACGATACCGCCAAGCTCGACAGGGCCGTCCTTGAAGCCATGCGCTTCAAGCCGATCTGGGTCGGCCCCTGGCGCTACACGGCCCGCGACGCGATCATCGGCAAGGGTACGCGCCGCGAGCGCCTGGTGAAGGCCGGCACGGTGGTGATGCCGGCGACGCTGTCGGCGATGTTCGATGCCGACGCCGTGCAGAACCCGGACCAGTTCGACACATCGCGCCCGTATCGCGACTACATGGTGTTCGGCCACGGCATTCATCAGTGCATCGGCGCCGAGATTGCCAGGATCCAGATCGGCGAAAGCCTGCGCGCCCTGTTCCAGAAGCAGGGCGTGCGCCGCATGCCCGGCAAGGCCGGGCGGATGACCCGCATCGGCGCCTATCCCGAAACCCTCAAGGTCGATTTCGAACGGGCAGAACTCTGCCGCACCGTAACGCAGTCTATGGTGACGGTGGTCTGCCCGGTCACCCGATCCGCGTCGCTGGATGCTGTCCGCGACAAGGTTGCCAGCCTCGGCAACCCGGCCGTCGAAGATATCCGCACCGCGCTCGATATTGCCGGCACCGTCCACTTCACCAGCCTGACCGTGGTCGGCACCGGCGAGATCGGCGCTGATTCCGGTCAGGAAAAAGGAGCTCTGGTTCTCGAGTTGTCCGGTGACGGCAGCATCGACGATGTCATCGATGCGGTCACGCACGCCATCGGGCACCGGCTGCGGCCGATCTTCAAGGATGTCTGCGATCTGCCCGATGGCGGCGCATTGAACGATTTCCTGCGCAAGCACAATGTCGACATATCGCCGTCCTTCGGCAGCAATGCCGGACTGGTGTTTTCGGGCACGCCGGGGCACTCGGTCCAGCGTATCAAGGCCGAGCAGCAGCTTTTCGAAGCCGTGCGCGACATCGTCGAGCGGCCACGCAAAGGCGCCGGCAACGCTCCTGCCGTGCTCGCTGAAGTTCGCCAGCATGTCCAGTCATTAGGGACGTTTGCCTGGGCGTTCGAGCCGGCCGAGAGCCTGCTGGAAAAGCCGCCGGGTCATTGGGGCCGTGCCCTGATGACGACGTTGCTGGTACCGCCGGTCTTCGTCACGGTGGCGATCATCTGGGCTGCTTGCTGGTACATGGCCTACGGTGTGGTGTTCGGCAGATCTATCGACATCAGCTCCCAGGAAATCTCCTTCACCGCCATAGCCGTAGCAATCACCTCACTTCTGTTGTCGGGACTCGGAGTGTTGGTGGCAGCGGCGCTGCTGGCGTTTTCGTGCTTGCTGGCGCTGCGACGCCGCGAGGACAGGGATCGGCCGGAAAGCACATCGATCGGCATATCTGAATTGAACGCGATACTCGTCAAGGAGGGCCACGCGGCACAAAACCATCTGACTGCGATTTCGACGATGAAGGCCGGCATTCTGCGGCGGCTGGCGCTCAGGTTTTCTTTCTACCTGATCTCGATAGCTGCCCAGAAGGTATTCAAGCCAGGCTTCCTCAACACCATCAACACCATCCATTTCGCCCGCTGGATACTGCTGCCCGGCTCCAACCGATTGATGTTCTTCTCCAACTACGGCGGCAGCTGGGAAAGCTATCTTGAGGACTTCATCGCCAAGGCGTCCGCTGGCCTGACCGGCGTGTGGAGCAACACCGTGGGCTATCCACGCACACGATGGCTGTTCCTGGACGGCGCGCGCGACGGCGATCGTTTCAAGCGCTGGGCGCGGCGCCAGCAGGTGCCGACCCTGTTCTGGTACTCCGCCTATCCCCAAATCAACACAGAGCGCATCCGGATCAATTCCCGGGTCAGGCGCGGCATTGCTTCCGCCGTCGGCAACGAGGCGCGCGACTGGCTGAGCTTGTTCGGTTCGCTACGGCGCCCGGCGAGCGAAACGACCACCGTTCAAAAGACCACTTCGCTGCTGGCCAATATCAGCTCTGCCTTTCCGGCGCCTCTCGAACAGCAGCTGGAAACCGGCGAGATCCAGTCCATCTTCTTCGGCCCGCTCGGCCCGCTCGCTTATTCGCATATGCTTGCGATCCGGGTGCCGGACAAGTTGCCGGCGCCCAAGCGCAGAGCCTGGCTCGATTTCGTTGTCGAGCAGACGAGTTTCGGCGAAGGCAGGCCCGCCGGGCGAGCTATGATAGTCGCCTTTGGTCCCGGTGGCCTGCGGCAGTTTGGGCTCGACGAGGGTGTGGAGGGCGATCCACTGGAAACATTTCCGATCGCCTTTCGCCATGGCATGGGCAATCCCGAGCGTGGGCGCATACTGGACGACCGAGGCCGCGACGGCCCGGACGAATGGGAGTGGGGGTCGTTGGAGAACCCTGTGGACCTGGTCATCGTCTGCTATGCTGAAGACCCGGGACGGTTGAAGACCGAGATTGCCACCGTGAGACGAAAGACGACCGGTGCAGGCATGAAGGTCGTCGCCGAACTGCCGCTCGCCGTAAACCGGGGCCCGACCGACACGAAGACGAAATCGTCCGACGGGGCAAAGCGTGACGATCGGTCGGAACGTGGGCCAGCCTACGAGCATTTCGGTTTCGCGGACGGGATTTCGCAGCCGATTGTCCGGGGCACGACCCGCGCCAGCAGGGGCGCCGCGCCCATGCATCTGGTCGCGCCCGGCGAGTTCCTGTTCGGCTATCGTGATGAGCATGGGTTCTATCCAGCCTCGCCCTCGGTAAGCGCATCACGCGATCGGACCGGAATCCTTTCGCAGGTGCGCCGTAGCCGGCTGATTCCGGGCCTGCCGCCACCGCCGCGCGATTTCGGGCGCAACGGTTCATTCCTGGTTATTCGCCAGTTCGAGCAGCACGTCGACGTCTTCAACAACTACTGCAAAAAGGCTGCAGCCTTGGTCGCGAGCCAACTCGGCAACCAAGCCATCACGCAAGACTGGATTGCCGCCAAGATGCTCGGCCGCTGGCAGAACGGCAGCTCGCTGGTGCGCAACCCCGATCATCCGGGACGCGTCATCGACAACAACTTCGCCGCTGGCGCCGAGGATCCGCAAGGCCATCGCTGCCCGCTTGGTGCCCACATTCGCCGTTCCAACCCACGCGACTCGCTGGGTGAGGACCGCGATACGCAGATCAATATCGGCAAGCGCCATCGTATCCTGCGGGTCGGCCGTACCTATGAGAAGCAGGACGGCAAGAATGGCAAGGTCGAAAAAGGGCTGCTGTTCATGTGCCTCAACGCCGACATAGAGCGCCAGTACGAATTCATTCAGCAGACCTGGGTTTCGTCGGCCACGTTCCAGGGCCTCGTCGCTGAAAAGGACCCGACGATTGGTTCGCGCGGCGGTGATGGCAGGTTCACCATTCCGTCATGGGAAAAGGTCACGACGCTCCGTGACATGCCGCAATTCGTCACCACCAAGGGGGTGGATACTTCTTCATGCCCAGCCGCTCGGCGCTGCGCTACCTGA
- a CDS encoding Crp/Fnr family transcriptional regulator has protein sequence MAFGGPNDRNDLPRLARIDPKLFDILFSGCKAERYAAGQHLFVQEDAADRIYGVMSGTVEISIYSPGGQKLVANIELSRSLVGEIGALDGRPRTATAICLTACELVSLSRTQLFDRIERNPPLARAMIELLCARLRWVSGELGDQAFFGIEARLAKRLVFLAKVMADSAGWIPISQSELGEFLGATRESVNKTLNDWRNRSFIAIKRGGLRITDTGALRHIAESQDDD, from the coding sequence ATGGCTTTTGGCGGCCCAAACGACAGAAACGATCTGCCGCGCCTAGCACGCATCGATCCAAAGCTGTTCGATATCCTGTTCAGCGGCTGCAAGGCCGAGCGCTACGCCGCCGGCCAGCATCTGTTCGTCCAGGAAGACGCCGCCGACCGGATCTACGGGGTGATGAGCGGCACGGTGGAAATCTCGATCTATTCGCCTGGCGGGCAGAAGCTGGTGGCCAATATCGAGCTGTCGCGCAGCCTCGTCGGCGAGATCGGCGCGCTTGACGGGCGGCCACGCACCGCCACCGCCATCTGCCTGACCGCTTGCGAGCTGGTTTCGCTCAGCAGGACACAACTCTTTGATCGCATTGAGAGAAATCCACCGCTGGCACGCGCGATGATCGAACTTCTGTGCGCCCGGCTGCGCTGGGTCAGCGGCGAACTCGGCGACCAGGCCTTCTTCGGCATCGAGGCGAGGCTCGCCAAACGCCTGGTCTTCCTGGCCAAGGTGATGGCCGACAGCGCCGGCTGGATCCCGATCTCGCAATCGGAACTCGGAGAGTTCCTCGGCGCCACGCGCGAGTCCGTCAACAAGACGCTCAACGACTGGCGCAACCGGTCGTTCATTGCCATCAAACGCGGCGGGCTGCGTATCACGGACACCGGGGCACTGCGCCATATCGCCGAGTCGCAGGACGACGACTGA